Proteins found in one Microbacterium sp. LWS13-1.2 genomic segment:
- a CDS encoding YlxR family protein produces the protein MEPVRTCVGCRTRAPRSTLLRVVSIDSVLVLDERASMPGRGAWVHKTPECMDAALRRRAFVRALRVSGPLDTQTIDQYLQRTKG, from the coding sequence ATGGAACCTGTACGAACGTGCGTCGGATGCCGCACGCGTGCTCCCCGGTCCACTCTCCTCAGGGTGGTCTCCATCGATTCCGTCCTCGTCCTCGACGAGCGCGCATCGATGCCCGGACGAGGCGCGTGGGTGCACAAGACGCCGGAGTGCATGGATGCCGCCCTTCGGCGCCGTGCCTTCGTACGCGCATTGCGTGTGTCAGGCCCGCTTGACACGCAGACCATCGACCAGTACCTACAGCGAACAAAAGGCTGA
- the infB gene encoding translation initiation factor IF-2, whose protein sequence is MAAKPRVHEIASELGVDSKVALEKLKALGEYVKSPSSTIEPPVARKLRAALEADGVGKSTDGAPAAKPAAASPAPAAAKPGASAVKPGPAVKPGPARPAAAPTAPAAPAEPAAPAAKAPAAKAPAAPAAPAAPAADAPAAPAAPAAPGAPKPGPAAATPQPPRPGGSSRPGNNPFASSQGMGQRPAGPRPGNNPFASAQGMGQRPSPGNIPRPQAPRPGAPRPGAPRPGGAGRPGGGGRPGAPFQQRPGGAGRPGGGGGGGFQRPGGAPGGAPAGGFAGRPGGGGGRGRGPGGGTAGAFGKGGGKSKQRKSRRAKRQEFEMRSAPVVGGVNVSKGNGEIIRLRRGASIADFADKLEALRGYTVQPGTLVTILFNLGEMATATESLDEATFEVLGAELGYKIQMVSPEDEDKELLEGFGLDLEAELEAENEEDLEIRPPVVTVMGHVDHGKTRLLDAIRQTNVVAGEAGGITQHIGAYQVWTEHEGIERAITFIDTPGHEAFTAMRARGAQVTDLAILVVAADDGIMPQTVEALNHAQAANVPIVVAVNKVDKPDANPAKVRQQLTEYGLVAEEYGGDVMFVDVSARQGTGIQELLDAVLLTADAGLDLTANPNKDARGVAIEAKLDKGRGSVATVLIQSGTLRVGDAIVAGTAYGRVRAMADENGDAVEEAFPSRPVQVQGLNSVPRAGDTFIVTEEDRTARQIAEKREAAERNAQLAKARKRISLEDFTRALEEGKVESLNLIIKGDVSGAVEALEESLLKIEVDDSVQLRIIHRGVGAITESDINLATIDNAIVIGFNVRPDTKARERAAREGVDVRFYSVIYNAIDDVEQSLKGLLKPEYEEVQSGVAEIREVFRSSKFGNIAGVIVRSGTITRNAKARVIRDGVVLADGLAIESLRRFKDDVTEVRTDFEAGIGLGKYNDIQVGDEIETTEMVEKPRG, encoded by the coding sequence GTGGCTGCCAAACCACGCGTGCACGAGATCGCTTCCGAGCTCGGCGTCGACAGCAAGGTCGCGCTCGAGAAGCTGAAGGCGCTCGGCGAATACGTCAAGAGCCCCTCGTCCACCATCGAACCCCCCGTGGCGCGCAAGCTGCGCGCCGCGCTCGAGGCCGACGGCGTCGGCAAGTCGACGGATGGCGCGCCTGCGGCTAAGCCTGCCGCCGCGTCGCCCGCCCCCGCGGCGGCGAAGCCCGGTGCGTCCGCGGTCAAGCCCGGTCCGGCTGTGAAGCCCGGCCCGGCGCGTCCGGCTGCCGCCCCGACGGCTCCCGCCGCTCCGGCTGAGCCCGCGGCTCCCGCGGCCAAGGCTCCCGCGGCCAAGGCTCCGGCAGCGCCGGCGGCTCCCGCGGCCCCGGCTGCGGACGCCCCTGCGGCTCCGGCTGCGCCGGCCGCACCCGGTGCCCCCAAGCCCGGCCCCGCTGCAGCGACGCCGCAGCCGCCGCGCCCGGGTGGCTCGTCGCGCCCCGGCAACAACCCCTTCGCATCGTCGCAGGGCATGGGTCAGCGTCCTGCCGGCCCCCGTCCGGGCAACAACCCCTTCGCGTCGGCGCAGGGCATGGGCCAGCGCCCGAGCCCCGGCAACATCCCGCGTCCGCAGGCCCCGCGTCCGGGTGCTCCTCGCCCCGGCGCTCCGCGTCCCGGTGGCGCAGGTCGCCCCGGTGGTGGCGGTCGTCCCGGTGCGCCGTTCCAGCAGCGTCCCGGCGGTGCCGGTCGTCCCGGTGGCGGCGGTGGCGGTGGCTTCCAGCGTCCTGGCGGCGCTCCCGGTGGAGCGCCCGCGGGCGGCTTCGCGGGTCGTCCCGGCGGTGGTGGCGGTCGTGGCCGTGGCCCCGGCGGTGGCACCGCAGGCGCCTTCGGCAAGGGCGGCGGCAAGTCGAAGCAGCGCAAGTCGCGTCGGGCGAAGCGCCAAGAGTTCGAGATGCGGTCGGCGCCGGTCGTCGGTGGCGTCAACGTCTCGAAGGGCAACGGCGAGATCATCCGCCTGCGCCGCGGCGCATCGATCGCGGACTTCGCGGACAAGCTCGAGGCGCTGCGCGGGTACACCGTGCAGCCCGGCACGCTCGTCACCATCCTGTTCAACCTGGGTGAGATGGCGACCGCGACCGAGTCGCTCGACGAGGCCACCTTCGAGGTGCTCGGCGCCGAGCTCGGCTACAAGATCCAGATGGTCTCGCCCGAGGACGAGGACAAGGAGCTCCTCGAGGGCTTCGGTCTCGATCTCGAGGCCGAGCTGGAGGCGGAGAACGAGGAAGACCTCGAGATCCGGCCTCCGGTCGTGACCGTCATGGGTCACGTCGACCACGGTAAGACGCGACTGCTCGACGCCATCCGCCAGACCAACGTGGTCGCGGGCGAGGCCGGCGGCATCACGCAGCACATCGGTGCGTACCAGGTCTGGACCGAGCACGAGGGCATCGAGCGTGCGATCACCTTCATCGACACCCCGGGTCATGAGGCGTTCACCGCCATGCGTGCCCGCGGTGCGCAGGTGACCGACCTCGCGATCCTCGTGGTCGCCGCCGACGACGGCATCATGCCGCAGACGGTGGAGGCGCTCAACCACGCCCAGGCGGCCAACGTGCCGATCGTGGTCGCGGTGAACAAGGTCGACAAGCCCGACGCCAACCCCGCCAAGGTGCGCCAGCAGCTCACCGAGTACGGCCTGGTCGCCGAGGAGTACGGCGGCGACGTCATGTTCGTCGACGTCTCGGCTCGCCAGGGCACCGGCATCCAGGAGCTCCTCGACGCGGTGCTGCTCACCGCGGACGCGGGTCTGGACCTCACGGCCAACCCGAACAAGGACGCGCGCGGTGTCGCGATCGAAGCGAAGCTCGACAAGGGTCGCGGTTCGGTCGCCACGGTGCTCATCCAGTCCGGAACGCTGCGCGTCGGCGATGCGATCGTCGCCGGCACGGCGTACGGCCGCGTCCGTGCGATGGCCGACGAGAACGGCGACGCCGTCGAGGAGGCCTTCCCGTCGCGTCCCGTGCAGGTGCAGGGTCTGAACTCGGTGCCGCGCGCCGGCGACACGTTCATCGTGACCGAGGAGGACCGCACGGCCCGCCAGATCGCCGAGAAGCGTGAAGCGGCCGAGCGCAACGCCCAGCTGGCCAAGGCCCGCAAGCGCATCTCGCTCGAGGACTTCACCCGTGCTCTCGAAGAGGGCAAGGTCGAGTCGCTCAACCTCATCATCAAGGGTGACGTCTCGGGTGCCGTGGAGGCGCTCGAGGAGTCGCTGCTCAAGATCGAGGTCGACGACTCCGTCCAGCTGCGGATCATCCACCGCGGTGTGGGTGCGATCACCGAGTCCGACATCAACCTCGCGACGATCGACAACGCGATCGTCATCGGCTTCAACGTCCGTCCCGACACGAAGGCGCGCGAGCGCGCCGCTCGTGAGGGTGTGGATGTCCGGTTCTACTCGGTCATCTACAACGCGATCGACGATGTCGAGCAGTCGCTCAAGGGCCTGCTCAAGCCGGAGTACGAAGAGGTCCAGTCGGGCGTCGCCGAGATCCGCGAGGTGTTCCGCTCCTCGAAGTTCGGCAACATCGCCGGTGTCATCGTCCGCTCGGGCACGATCACGCGCAACGCCAAGGCGCGCGTCATCCGCGACGGCGTGGTCCTGGCCGACGGCCTGGCCATCGAGTCGCTGCGCCGGTTCAAGGACGACGTCACCGAGGTCCGCACGGACTTCGAAGCCGGTATCGGCCTCGGCAAGTACAACGACATCCAGGTGGGCGACGAGATCGAGACCACCGAGATGGTCGAGAAGCCCCGCGGCTGA